The Tolypothrix sp. PCC 7712 region TGCAGGAAACTGCGAACATATTCACGCTGCATTAACTGAGGGGAAAGCAGAAGCAGCGCTATTAGCATCGTTGTTACATTATGGACATCTAAGCGTAGCTCAAATCAAGAGTTATTTGCGCGATCGCTCCGTTCCAGTAAGAATGCTTAACTGAGCAAAAACTTATCCTTATAGGACATTTATCCCAGGTCAGAGACGCTTTCTTGAAACAGTGTTAATATAAATTAACTACTATGAATAAATATTAATAAATATGTTGATTCCTATTTTGTTATTCGATGTGGCGCTGGTGGCTTGGTCACTCCACTTAATGGAAAAAGCCTTTGAGCACAAGGAATTTTCTTTAATGTTGGCTGGAACCTTAGTGGCCCTAGCAGCTGCGGCTATGTTAGTAGTTTACTTTCTGATGGGACACTGTATCAGCTATTTGTTGCAAGTATCTTAGTTAAGTCCTAGGAGTAGAAATTCTCATTTACTCATCTTGACAAAGATAATATTATTCAGCCATAATTAGAAACGCGTATTCCGGGGTTATAGCTCAGTTGGTAGAGCACTTCAATGGCATTGAAGGGGTCAGCGGTTCGAATCCGCTTAGCTCCATCTGTACATTAAATATTTATTGTCAGGTTTAAAGAATTATTGTCCATTTTGACGTAGTTAAGGGACATAAGTAACCTGTTTTCTTGACTTTCAGTACTCAAACCAGTTTTAAATAATTATTGTCCAGAGTTGAAACCAGTTTTAAATAATTATTGTCCAAAATTAAGTTAAGTTTCTCGCTAGATACATTGACTCTAAATGTATCTAGAGATCTATGGGATCAACTGCACAGTTTTAGGCAATATGCCATTGAAGTGCTCCTTTCAAACCACCCTAATAAATAATTTTACAATAGAACACATAATAGTGAAATTGCTGAAAACATAGCGATAAAATCTTTCAACCCACTACCAGCCGTGAGGGTTATTGAAACCATAAGTTATTGGGGCAACTATACTTGGCAGAAGCCTTTCAACCCACCACCAGCCGTGAGGGTTATTGAAACATTTGGCGCTTACGCCGCAGGAGTGATACTACTATGAAACCTTTCAACCCACCACCAGCCGTGAGGGTTATTGAAACGGGAACGAAACCAACTCCGAATTCTCCATTAGGAAACTTTCAACCCACCACCAGCCGTGAGGGTTATTGAAACTCTATCAAACCTATAACCATATATTCAGCAGGAACTTTCAACCCACCACCAGCCGTGAGGGTTATTGAAACTCGGTGAAACTTAGCCCAATGCTTCTGAAATCTATTACTTTCAACCCACCACCAGCCGTGAGGGTTATTGAAACCATCACTAATAGATTTAGCTAGTTTGGAATTTTTCTTTCAACCCACCACCAGCCGTGAGGGTTATTGAAACTATCAAAACCTTGTGTAGCTACAGGATTAACTGAATCTTTCAACCCACCACCAGCCGTGAGGGTTATTGAAACCACATGGATGCTCAAGTGAAATGTTCTAAAGGCGGAGCTTTCAACCCACCACCAGCCGTGAGGGTTATTGAAACGCGTAAGATTCTTTTTCTATATGTACATCTTTAACTTTCAACCCACCACCAGCCGTGAGGGTTATTGAAACCCCGCACTTGTCAAACTCTTATCCTGACTATTTTCCAGAAGCGATTTTGGCAAGTCTACTTAAAAGCCTATTTTCTATCACTAACAAATAAACTTGCATTCGCATTGAAATGAATGAAATGCAGTCAAGACAATAGTTTTAGCCATTTGGCAGCACTCCAGGGATTTTGCTCCTGCTTTGACTTGCCAAAAATAAAAATTAGGGGGTGGTAGTTCGGTAGCCACCATGACGGTATACCCGTACCCTTACTTTGCTGTAAAGTAAGAGGTATTGATGTCCTCATACAACCAAAATCCCAGATTTCAGTCATATAGTCCGCTCTGTCACCTAACACCAAGGAAAAAGAGTTTGATGTCAAGAGCTAAGGTTCTGGGCTGTTTGGCACCCTAACACCTTATACTTCCCATGCGTCTCGGTGCGAGTCCTTTCTCATCTAACAGCAGCATTTGCTTACCCAAGCAATTACTGCTAACAAACGCTTAGATGAACGCACAGGTTGAGTTAGCAGCTACCAGGGTCAGAAAGAATACGCTTGTACAAGCGTTAAACTAACCCATTCCACAGTATCTATACAAAGGGGCTGACACTGTTGCATCATATAGTTAACTCTCGAAAGAGCATATATATATGACGGCACCGATTTAATATAAAAGACAATACAATATTTAGGTAGAAATTTTATCTACCAATAGTATTAATTCTGCATTGGTAAGCAGACAATGCTAGATTTATCGCTTGTTCTTGCAGATTGTCATAAGATGGCTGCATACCAAATTCAATACTAATTTTAAACTCGGCAGCTTTTGACTTTATGGATTCTTGAAGCCTGCCGTAGCTCCAATTGTGTATCTGGCGATTATACTCCTTCACATATATTTTTTGAGCATTTACATCACCAGGGAATTTGGCTTCCGCTTTTGCTTGAATGACACTGGTACGGATTTCCCTCGTGTCTTTTAATCTTGGTAAAACAATGCAGCTAGCCTTATATTCCTTAGTGACTTCTACTATTCTCTTGGCTAGCAATTTATCAACGTATTCTCCTAGTTGCGATTCGCCCATATTACAAGGAGAGTCTTTTTTCTGAGCTTTTTCTCTTTCTTTACGAAAATGCACTTGTTGTCGTCGTCTACGACTTAACAGAGAAAAAGCATCACCTAGTAACTGTTTGACTGTTTTGCAGATGATTTTTTCTTTAGTAATTATATCAACTACAACAAGTGTTGCTAATTCAACAGGATGGAAACTAACACCAACAATTATATTAGACTGACCTCGATAAATTGGCTTACTGGGACGAGCAAATGAATTATTAAGCCGAGACAATGAAGATATATTTCTATTCAGGTTTTTTTGTTCATCGCTATCGATATTTTCATTACCTTCTGCTTTAGTTACTTGTTTTTGTGTAGTATCAGTCTTTTCTTGTCTTACTTCTTCAGTACCCTCTGCTGTCAATAAACGAGCATCATAGGTACAATGCAAAGCTAATTTATTAACTTTCCACGGCTCACCAGCGCCTTCACCTTGTTGCCACAACAACTGTACAGAACGTAGTGTAACCAAGCTACCTGAAAGTTTTATTTCTCCTTTCTCACTTTCTTTAAGAGCTTTATAGTCTTCTAGAAAGCGTTTAAAGAAATGAAGTTGGCGTTTATTACAACAAATTTGAAAGTGAAATTTAGCCCAGCCATTGAAGTAAACACAAATTTTTCTTTGTTCATTTTTATACCAAGTTAAATCGCTATACAAATAATCGATAGGATACGGTAAATCTGAGACTTTATTTAATAAGCTAGCTATCCATTCTGCGAACTCTTCATTGTTTTGAGGTACTTGATTGATTAAATTATCAAATGCATGATTATATCTTTCTCCTGTTATATCTCTACCATTAGGTAATTTATTCTTCTGTATTTGTTCTTCTAGACGTTTAATCTGGACTTGTTTTTCAGTGCGACGCTTTTTAAGCTTTTTGATATCTTCCTCTAGATCACTAACTTGATTATGGTTTTTTATCAGGTAGGCGACGGCACACTGCGTTAGAATATCCTGAGTTATTTTATGGATTTTATATAAAATTTCAGTCAATGTTTCTGGGATATTTTTATCTACGTTTTCTTGGTAATCAGAATTTTCCCTTTGTTTGGAGGCGTTAATTTCATTACTACTGTTTTGAACTTTTTTCCTCGCTGACTTTGTTTGATTTAGAACGGCATCATGATTAGTAATCTGTTCTAGAAATTCTTTTGGCTGGCTCAGTATATCTTGTGCTTTACAACGGATTGTCTGTAAATCACAATTACTTTCTTGTACAAGTTCAACATCACTTTTGAGAATATTATTTAGAAAATATTCTTTACCTTCTTTCTGCTTTTTTATTTTTTGAGATAATGTAAGCCATGATGTATAAACCTCTGTTACTAAAGAGTCTGCTGATGAGCCAAGACGACCTGACTGTTGTTGAAGATCAGAATCGTTTGTTAGAGCTTTGCGTAATTTTGTGATTTCTTTTTTACTTATTGTTCCCTTCTCTTGATTGGTTTCAAATTCTGGTTGCTCACTTACACTCTTCAATAATTGAACAATCAGAGGAGTATTTTTTTGGGTCATTTCTTCCCATACTTTACGCAGTACATCTTCACTAGCATGGAGATGGCATCGTATAGTTCTATGGATTGGACTCGTGGATTTCTTCTGGCGATCGCGGCTCATAGTGTGAACCTCTCCATAAAATAAATAATTTCTTAGCTCGTTTAGTTAGAACTTGATTGCTTATTAGCCTTTATCAGCACGATCGCACTTGACGCGATCGCAATCCAAAAATTTCGTTGATGGTGCAATATCTGCAAAATATGCTGCCAACTTTGCAGATGATGGAAGTTGCCCAAAATCCCTACAAGTTAAGTAGCAAATATTACTTAAGTTAGGCATAGCTTGGACTTTCGAGATATAGAGATTTAACATTGCTGAACATTAAATTAATGTTCAGCAATGTTTTAAGTTTATCATTAAACATTGCCAAACATTGTTAAACATTATTTAGCCTTGTAACAAGGTAGTGGGGTTATGATGAACTGGCGATAAATGTTTTGAAAATTAATGAGCCAGAGCGATCGCGTACAAACTTCGATATATTTCCCCAAAGAGATCCATGAGGCTTTAGTCAGATGGGCGCAAGAAGAAGACCGTCCCATCAGTAATCTTGTTGTGCGGATTGTGAGTAAGGCGGTTGAAGAGCGAGAGAAGCAAAATCCGCCGCAATAATATGTAGCTGTTGTATCTGCGCCAATTTGAGCATTCCTGATATACGATATATCCTCAGCCACTACATGAGCTATGTTCTTGTGCGTGGTATGTTATTGGTTCTTTGCACGATGTCAAAACTTCAAGGCAAAGTGTCAGACGGGCTTAAGAACGTCTGGCAAAGTTGATTGGGGGAGGTCTTTTAAAGGCTATACAAAATGGCAATTAAGAAAAGTGAACTTTATAGTTCGTTATGGAAAAGCTGTGATGAACTGCGGGGTGGTATGGATGCCTCGCAGTATAAGGATTATGTACTGGTTTTATTGTTCGTTAAATATGTATCTGATAAATATGCTGGTGTAGCAGATGCGCTGATTGAAGTGCCTGAAGGCGGAGGCTTTCAGGATATTATTGCTCTCAAAGGACAGAAAGATATCGGGGATGGTATCAACAAAATTATTACCAAGTTAGCCGAGGCAAATGACTTAGTAGGGATCATTACCGTTGCTGATTTCAATGATGATGACAAGTTGGGCAAGGGTAAGGAAATGCAGGATAGGCTTTCCAACTTGGTAGCGATTTTTGAGAATCCAGCACTAAATTTTAGTAATAACCGTGCTGATGGTGATGATATTTTAGGCGATGCCTATGAGTATCTGATGCGTAACTTTGCGACGCAATCGGGTAAAAGTAAGGGACAATTTTATACTCCGGCGGAAGTGTCCCGTGTCATCTCTAAAGTTATTGGTGTTAATTCTGCCAAAAATCAGAGTCAAACGATTTATGATCCAACTTGTGGTAGTGGTTCTCTGTTAATTAAAGCTGCGGATGAAGCAGAACAGGGCTTAACCATCTACGGACAGGAGATGGACAACGCTACCTATGCGTTAGCTCACATGAACATGGTTATTCATGGACATCCTACTAGAGACATTCAACAAGGAAATACTCTCGCGAATCCTCTATTAAAAAATGAAGATGGTAGCCTGAAAATTTTTGATTTTGCTGTGGCTAATCCTCCGTTTTCCTCCAAAGCTTGGAGTAATGGACTTAATCCAGCCAAGGATGAGTTTCAACGGTTTGATGGCTATGGCATTCCTCCGGCTAAAAATGGGGACTATGCTTTTTTGCTGCACATGGTTCGCTCCCTGAAAAGTAATGGTAAAGGAGCGATTATTCTGCCGCATGGGGTGCTGTTTCGGGGGAATGCGGAGGCGGAAATTCGGAAAAATCTGATTAGCAAGGGCATTATCAAGGGGATTATTGGGCTACCGCCGAACCTGTTTTATGGGACGGGGATTCCTGCCTGCATTATTGTGTTAGACAAGGAAGATGCCGAGAATCGCCAAGGCATTTTTATGATTGATGCCAGCAAGGGGTTTGTTAAAGACGGCAATAAAAACCGTCTGCGAGAGCAGGACATTCATAAGATTGTTGATGTCTTCAACAAACAGCTTGAGGTGGCGAAATATTCGCGGATGGTTCCAGTTGAGGAAATTGCGGGGAATGAGTACAACCTGAATATTCCGCGTTATATTGACTCTCAGGAAGAGGAAGATATTCAGGATATTGAGGCGCATCTGTTGGGGGGGATACCCAAGCGAGATATTGAAGCTTTGAGCGATTACTGGCAGGTTTACCCGACGCTGCAACAGGAGTTATTTGAGGCGGCGGATCGCCCAGGATACCTGATGCTTAAAATTCCAGGATCAGAAGTCAAAGCTAGGACTTACGCATTGACAAAAAATATTATTGATGTGTACTAGGCAGCACAAGTATTGGTGAGATTGTCCACAATATAATCACGCACAACTAAAGTAAACAAGTTTCTTTGTAATTCATACCAATTAGAAATGATGTTTTCAGACCGCATTAGCTCTAAACGAACAAATGCTTGAAGTGAGCAAAATATGTGTGTTTTAATTGCATGGCTATCTCTAACCCTTACGGGTTCGCCAGTTGCTTCAAGTCGGGAGACCCGCCCAACGCACTGGCTCACCATAAATCGACAAATTCCACATACTTGTTTTATTGCTCTGTGAAAACTTTCTATTCCCCAATGAGTATCATGAATTGTCACAAATTCACTGCGAGTTATTTGCTGAAGAGCTTCAGCATCTGGTAGATACAATATATAATGTCTAGAGTCTTCTTTTTTGAAGACTTTCCTAAACAATTTGATAAATCCAAATTCTCTCAGATGAGTTACCAACCCTTCATCAGGAATCTCTAAACCACTTACTTGGCAATACTTTCCTGGTTCATTAGAGACAGTTCTATTTTTCTCAACCCCAAATAGAAAACCCAATTTCTGGTTTCTTAAAAATTTTAAGTTTTCTACTCCTGAGTACCAACTATCTCCTGTTACTAGCCTTGGTTTTACACCCCAATCAATTACTTCAATTAGCATCTCTTGGAAATAATCGTTCTTCGTTTTCCCCTCCTTTTTATCGTATATTCTGTAATTTATTGGTACTGAGCTTCCATGTATGTCGCTGTAATACAGCGTAATTAAATTTATCCCTTTGATACTTTTATGATATTTACCTGACCAAAAATAACCGATTAATTCTGCATATTTTGGATTACTGTACAGTTTTTCTATGACTGTGTCGTCTACACTTAAAATCCCTCCTGTCAAGTTAATAATAGTCTTTACCGTACTGAACAAATCATAGGGAGCGTATCTCTCCCTCAACAAAAAACGGTTCACACTATCATGTGAAACATTCCCCAATATTTCTGCTAACCTACTGCATCCTCCATGCTTCGGTTCCGATAACAAAAATAGAGTGTAATGTTCCAGATTGCATTGTGCTGTTGAGAGTTTACTGATTTCTCTGATTGTCCGATACCTATTTGTAGACAACACTTTTTTCTTAACGCATTATTTTATCATTCTGTCAATGCGTTAGTCCTAATTACGTATTGCAACTTTCATTAAACAAATATCTAGTTCACGTTCATCGAGAACTTCATGTTCTTCTAACAACCTTGATTTCCATCGCTCAATACGTTTTTGATTTTTCACCCTTGGATAATCATGACGATTGTAATGGTCTACAAAATATCTCACTAAGATTTTCTCTAGTTTATCAAGCGTCAGACAGGCAGTCCTTTCTGCTTCTGGCGGACGTTCCTCTACACTTGAACCCGTATATCCACCATATAAAGACAAAATGTAAGGATTCAGGTCTAAAATTGAGGAACTAGAGAAGGGCGAGACTGAGAATTAATAGAGTCAGCAATTAGTGCTTGTACAAAAAAATCAATAACAGACAGACTTTGACGACGACAGGTTTGAACCACCGTCAACAAATTGGCAGTATGTTGAAACCGCTCCATCGAACGGGAACCACCACTAACTTTACGTTTTGTCACAGCCAAACGCAGCGATCGCTCGGCTTGATTGTTATCAGGAGGAACTTCAGGGTTGTCAAGGAAATACCACCATTGGGAGGCTTTATCGCGCAAGGAACGTAAAAGGTTTCCTGCTGTAGCTCCGGCTAAGTTAATCCAGTCATCAAGTGTTTGTTGCAATTTAGATTTGAATTGATTGACCCAATCGTTATAACTGGCGCAGTCAAGAGTCTCAAACCATTGGGCATAATTTCCAAAAGCTTCATCAATTAAATCCACAAATGCTTCACCAATAGCTTGGTTGTGAAGACCTGGAAGTTGAATTAGTTTTTTGAAGTGACGGCGTAGATGAGCCAAACATTTCTGCTGCTCAGGCACCGCATAGCCATTGTAAACACTAAAATCATCGCTGCTGATTACCCCTGTATATTTAGCCCCTAAAATGGCTTCTAGTTCTGCTCTGGAACGAGTGTCAGCAGCAGTAAACAGGCAAAACTCAGAATTGGCAACTACCCACAACCATTCTTTAACTCCCTTGACAGACCAAGGTGTTTCATCCACATGAATGTTAGGTTGTGTCTGTTTTACCCAATTACTTAACTCAGTAATGCTTGGTTGAATCGCTGTTTGAATTCGTTCATTTGTGGTGACTAAAGTTCCCAGCCCAATTTCAATTTGACCTAACTCCCACAACATTTCTTGCTGTTTTTCATAGGGCATATGTGCATAATTATTTGCCCATCCTAAAAATGCCTGTAAAGAAATCCCTAAATCCTGTCCTGGGATGATATCTTGTGACCAGGAGGCTGTTTGTATATTGCCACAGTACTCACACTGGCACGTATGGCGTTGATACTCAACTATTTCAATGGGACGCTCCACTAGTTGCGCTACAGACTGTTTTTCTACTTTTACTGCCACAGCCGCAAACGCTTTTTGACCACAACAGACACAATCACTTGGACGTAAGATTTCACAACGATCTACTCTACCAAAACCCTTACGGGTCTTACCTTGATGCCCTGGTTGCCCACCTGGCTTTCTTTTGGGATGATTTGATTCTTCTTGCGGTGCTGCTTTTTTGTTTTCACTCTTTTTGAGGATGTCCCCTGATGGCGGCTTAGATGAGGTTTTGCTGTCTAAATCTCTGCTGACTTTTAAACGTTCTATTTCTTGCTGTAGTTCTAATACTGTTTTCTGTAATTCACCTATTACCTTGCTCTGCTCAATGATTATCTCTACCAGTTCTTGTTTCGATAACTGGTTCAAGCTTTCCCGGTTTAAATCTTGAGGCAGGTTTTGGTTCATATCTGTGATACTCCTCCTCAAGCGATCCCTTTGTCAATACTCTGCCACCTGAATCCTTACGACAAAATTTCTTTATTAATCTTGTCAAATATTGATTCAATTAAACCACCTGCTTGAGGAAAAGCACGTAACCGCCGCGTAAAACCTAATTGTAGGGAAATTTGTTTTAAATGTGCCGATTTAAATTCCTTCGCACGATCTGTCATTATATATTCTGGAATTCCGCACACCTGCCATGTTTCTTGAAGCTCGTACTCGGTTTCGTAGTGCTTTGGTAAAATCGCATGACGCAGAGCTAAACCAACTTCATGTGAGCCAGCAGGTTCAAAACCTAGATAAAAACCTGTCACACACCCAGAATAGCTATCCATTACCAATGTGATATATGGACGACCAATAACTTTTTTATCTTCTTCGTCAATTAACAAAATATCTAGCTTAGTATGGTCTATCTGCCAAATCTGGTTGCTGTGGGTGATTTCTAAAATCCCTTCTGTTGTTTGAAGAATTTGTCCTTCAATTGGTGATCCAGGATGACGTAATGTCTTATTTTTTTCTTCTATATAGGCATTTATTACTTTATAAACAGTGACATGAGAAGGATGTTTGCCTGCTATTAAATCCTCTCTCACTTGAGAGTATCCCTTAAATTTTTCATCATGCTTCTTTTGTTCTAGCTTCTCTCCTTGGGAAGCTAAAGCTTTTAAATAGCCAAAAATCTGATTGTGGTTTATCCGAGAACCTTCTTTGTTACCCCATTTATGAAGGTTCACAATAAGATCATGCCACTGCTGGGAAATACGATATTGTCCCTTATCTTTACGTCCAACAGCTAGAGTTGCAACTCCTACCTGTTCAACTTTCTCCACCATGCGCTTAATAGTTCGGGTGCTTTTACCCAAAGCTTTCGCTGCATCTGCGATCGCATCCATACGAGCTGCTTTGTTAGGCGCTTGGCGGATGACATCTATTAATTCCACCTTTTTAAGATAGTCGGATGAATCTTCGTTAACTAGTAGGTGCTTTGTTTGCTCTTCTTCCTTATTTACTACTTCCTCAATCTCTAATCCTGGAAAGGCTTCGCTCGTAGGCTTCCTGGGCATCAGCTCATCTCCAAAAAATATGTCATCATTTACTTTAAAATTTTATATGATTTATGACATCATTTGATTTAAAAGTGGGAAAAAAATAATCTAAGAACAAAATAACTGAAACCTTTGCTATCAAAAGGTTTCAGCTATAAGCACTATAAATTTAAAATGGACAATAATTCTTTAAAATGGACAATAATTATTTAATGGACACCATCCGGAAGTTAAATAATCATTATTATTTTTCAAGATAACAATAGTATAAATTGAGTTTTGGAAAAACTATATTTTCATAATTAAACTTACAGCAATTTGCAAGCGAAAATCTCCTGAGTAAGATACTGGCATCATCACGAAGAACAGCTTGAGAAAAATGGTATCAACGGAGAAACAGCATTGCTGTAGAAATTCAGTTTAAAGGTTGGTTAAAAACGATGTCAAAGACAAGCCGCTACGCGTCTACGCTACATTGAGCTACTACCGTGTCCTCTCGAATATTGTTGATGCATCGCAAACACTATTTGACTTGGTAAAAGTCTGATTGATTGTCGATAGAAACTGATCATGACTCAAATCTTACTCCTCAAAACTCTTAAAAAATCCTCCTCCTCCCGGAGTTTCTATCACAAATACATCTCCAGGTTTCATTTCTACAGTTGCAGTGCTATCTAAAGTTTCTTGATTACCATCTTGACGTTGTACCCAGTTGCGTCCTACTTTTCCTGCTTCTCCACCATTTAATCCAAAGGGAGGGATACGCCGATGATTAGAAAGAATATTTGCTGTCATTGGTTCTAGAAACTTGATGCGGCGAATGACTCCATTACCACCAGAAAATTTGCCTTTACCGCCGCTATCGGGACGCAAACTAAAGCTTTCTACTTGTACAGGATAGCGAGTTTCTAAAACTTCAGGATCGGTTAAACGGGAGTTAGTCATGTGGGTATGAACTGCATCAGTACCATGAAAGTTAATCCCTGCACCAGCACCACCACAGATAGTTTCATAATATTGATAACGTTCATTCCCAAACGTCAAGTTATTCATGGTTCCCTGAGAAGCAGCCATGACACCTAAAGCACCATATAATGCATCAACAATTGTTTGAGATGTCTCCACATTACCTGCAACTACGGCTGCTGGATAAGTTGGGTTCAGCATACAGCCTTCAGGAATGATA contains the following coding sequences:
- the cas12k gene encoding type V CRISPR-associated protein Cas12k (Type V-K CRISPR systems have also been known as with the large Cas12k protein, has also been known as type V-U5, and Cas12k as C2c5.); the protein is MSRDRQKKSTSPIHRTIRCHLHASEDVLRKVWEEMTQKNTPLIVQLLKSVSEQPEFETNQEKGTISKKEITKLRKALTNDSDLQQQSGRLGSSADSLVTEVYTSWLTLSQKIKKQKEGKEYFLNNILKSDVELVQESNCDLQTIRCKAQDILSQPKEFLEQITNHDAVLNQTKSARKKVQNSSNEINASKQRENSDYQENVDKNIPETLTEILYKIHKITQDILTQCAVAYLIKNHNQVSDLEEDIKKLKKRRTEKQVQIKRLEEQIQKNKLPNGRDITGERYNHAFDNLINQVPQNNEEFAEWIASLLNKVSDLPYPIDYLYSDLTWYKNEQRKICVYFNGWAKFHFQICCNKRQLHFFKRFLEDYKALKESEKGEIKLSGSLVTLRSVQLLWQQGEGAGEPWKVNKLALHCTYDARLLTAEGTEEVRQEKTDTTQKQVTKAEGNENIDSDEQKNLNRNISSLSRLNNSFARPSKPIYRGQSNIIVGVSFHPVELATLVVVDIITKEKIICKTVKQLLGDAFSLLSRRRRQQVHFRKEREKAQKKDSPCNMGESQLGEYVDKLLAKRIVEVTKEYKASCIVLPRLKDTREIRTSVIQAKAEAKFPGDVNAQKIYVKEYNRQIHNWSYGRLQESIKSKAAEFKISIEFGMQPSYDNLQEQAINLALSAYQCRINTIGR
- a CDS encoding ribbon-helix-helix domain-containing protein, which gives rise to MSQSDRVQTSIYFPKEIHEALVRWAQEEDRPISNLVVRIVSKAVEEREKQNPPQ
- a CDS encoding type I restriction-modification system subunit M — translated: MAIKKSELYSSLWKSCDELRGGMDASQYKDYVLVLLFVKYVSDKYAGVADALIEVPEGGGFQDIIALKGQKDIGDGINKIITKLAEANDLVGIITVADFNDDDKLGKGKEMQDRLSNLVAIFENPALNFSNNRADGDDILGDAYEYLMRNFATQSGKSKGQFYTPAEVSRVISKVIGVNSAKNQSQTIYDPTCGSGSLLIKAADEAEQGLTIYGQEMDNATYALAHMNMVIHGHPTRDIQQGNTLANPLLKNEDGSLKIFDFAVANPPFSSKAWSNGLNPAKDEFQRFDGYGIPPAKNGDYAFLLHMVRSLKSNGKGAIILPHGVLFRGNAEAEIRKNLISKGIIKGIIGLPPNLFYGTGIPACIIVLDKEDAENRQGIFMIDASKGFVKDGNKNRLREQDIHKIVDVFNKQLEVAKYSRMVPVEEIAGNEYNLNIPRYIDSQEEEDIQDIEAHLLGGIPKRDIEALSDYWQVYPTLQQELFEAADRPGYLMLKIPGSEVKARTYALTKNIIDVY
- a CDS encoding transposase; its protein translation is MLSEPKHGGCSRLAEILGNVSHDSVNRFLLRERYAPYDLFSTVKTIINLTGGILSVDDTVIEKLYSNPKYAELIGYFWSGKYHKSIKGINLITLYYSDIHGSSVPINYRIYDKKEGKTKNDYFQEMLIEVIDWGVKPRLVTGDSWYSGVENLKFLRNQKLGFLFGVEKNRTVSNEPGKYCQVSGLEIPDEGLVTHLREFGFIKLFRKVFKKEDSRHYILYLPDAEALQQITRSEFVTIHDTHWGIESFHRAIKQVCGICRFMVSQCVGRVSRLEATGEPVRVRDSHAIKTHIFCSLQAFVRLELMRSENIISNWYELQRNLFTLVVRDYIVDNLTNTCAA
- the tnpC gene encoding IS66 family transposase, encoding MNQNLPQDLNRESLNQLSKQELVEIIIEQSKVIGELQKTVLELQQEIERLKVSRDLDSKTSSKPPSGDILKKSENKKAAPQEESNHPKRKPGGQPGHQGKTRKGFGRVDRCEILRPSDCVCCGQKAFAAVAVKVEKQSVAQLVERPIEIVEYQRHTCQCEYCGNIQTASWSQDIIPGQDLGISLQAFLGWANNYAHMPYEKQQEMLWELGQIEIGLGTLVTTNERIQTAIQPSITELSNWVKQTQPNIHVDETPWSVKGVKEWLWVVANSEFCLFTAADTRSRAELEAILGAKYTGVISSDDFSVYNGYAVPEQQKCLAHLRRHFKKLIQLPGLHNQAIGEAFVDLIDEAFGNYAQWFETLDCASYNDWVNQFKSKLQQTLDDWINLAGATAGNLLRSLRDKASQWWYFLDNPEVPPDNNQAERSLRLAVTKRKVSGGSRSMERFQHTANLLTVVQTCRRQSLSVIDFFVQALIADSINSQSRPSLVPQF
- a CDS encoding integrase catalytic domain-containing protein — protein: MPRKPTSEAFPGLEIEEVVNKEEEQTKHLLVNEDSSDYLKKVELIDVIRQAPNKAARMDAIADAAKALGKSTRTIKRMVEKVEQVGVATLAVGRKDKGQYRISQQWHDLIVNLHKWGNKEGSRINHNQIFGYLKALASQGEKLEQKKHDEKFKGYSQVREDLIAGKHPSHVTVYKVINAYIEEKNKTLRHPGSPIEGQILQTTEGILEITHSNQIWQIDHTKLDILLIDEEDKKVIGRPYITLVMDSYSGCVTGFYLGFEPAGSHEVGLALRHAILPKHYETEYELQETWQVCGIPEYIMTDRAKEFKSAHLKQISLQLGFTRRLRAFPQAGGLIESIFDKINKEILS